A region of Acidisarcina sp. DNA encodes the following proteins:
- a CDS encoding helix-turn-helix transcriptional regulator yields the protein MATRSVKSRFGTRLRQLREERGYSQEELAERAGLHRNYVGGIERGERNVALENIIKLAKALSVTPADLFADFS from the coding sequence GTGGCGACACGCTCCGTTAAGTCTCGATTTGGCACAAGGTTGCGGCAACTCCGCGAAGAACGGGGCTATTCCCAAGAGGAGTTGGCCGAACGAGCCGGGCTGCATCGCAACTACGTTGGCGGTATTGAGCGCGGCGAACGAAACGTTGCATTGGAGAACATCATCAAGCTGGCAAAAGCGCTTTCGGTCACGCCTGCTGACCTGTTTGCAGATTTCTCTTAA